Proteins encoded by one window of Vigna radiata var. radiata cultivar VC1973A chromosome 5, Vradiata_ver6, whole genome shotgun sequence:
- the LOC106761610 gene encoding transcription repressor OFP14 — translation MKYDSDFHQLAIATRTMPKKIRDYLFKIKSPRPQIRLPSKNWILSGCKHPRTPSFALYNATNEPSPRRHHHHHQEHVVRNNNNNHHRKDDAATLADVDRFLLENFKSLYLKDDDETLDTKRVFEGDDQNHVETTSPRDVRGPTRFFVKPGFSGSLVEDALTNTTINTATSDEVGSVSTVSTLYDVSSSSSYEKEGADHALPDDSIALLTHSTSPYDDFRRSMQEMVNNHEGVVDWDFMEELLFSYLNLNHKKSRKFILGAFVDLITAMRRSNSEPPSDKPRSVRTVRSVTRNVTLGFGSSL, via the coding sequence ATGAAGTATGATTCTGATTTTCATCAACTAGCTATAGCGACAAGAACCATGCCAAAGAAAATTCGAGATTACCTCTTCAAAATCAAAAGCCCTCGCCCTCAAATCCGATTACCCTCTAAGAACTGGATTCTGTCTGGTTGCAAACATCCTAGGACACCTTCCTTTGCCTTGTACAATGCTACAAACGAACCTTCTCctcgtcgtcatcatcatcaccatcaagAACACGTTGTTcgtaataacaacaacaatcaccaccGCAAGGACGATGCAGCCACCTTAGCAGACGTTGACCGTTTCCTCTTAGAGAATTTCAAGTCTTTGTACCTCAAAGACGACGATGAAACCTTAGACACCAAAAGGGTCTTCGAAGGTGACGACCAAAACCACGTAGAAACAACATCGCCACGAGATGTTCGTGGGCCCACCCGGTTCTTCGTGAAGCCTGGGTTCTCTGGGTCACTAGTGGAGGACGCTCTCACAAACACCACCATTAATACAGCAACCAGTGACGAAGTAGGATCGGTGTCAACTGTCTCAACCCTCTACGATGTTTCGTCTTCCAGTTCTTACGAGAAGGAGGGTGCGGATCACGCGCTTCCGGATGATAGCATCGCTCTCTTGACTCACTCCACCAGCCCTTACGACGATTTCAGACGTTCCATGCAAGAAATGGTGAACAACCATGAAGGGGTGGTTGATTGGGATTTCATGGAGGAGCTCTTGTTTTCTTACCTTAATCTCAACCACAAAAAATCGCGTAAGTTCATCCTTGGTGCTTTCGTCGATCTCATCACCGCCATGCGTCGGAGTAATTCCGAACCACCTTCCGACAAGCCACGTAGCGTTCGAACTGTTAGGAGTGTGACCAGAAACGTAACGTTAGGATTTGGGTCTTCTCTGTAA
- the LOC106762487 gene encoding LOW QUALITY PROTEIN: regulator of telomere elongation helicase 1 (The sequence of the model RefSeq protein was modified relative to this genomic sequence to represent the inferred CDS: inserted 1 base in 1 codon), producing the protein MPTYKIRGIDVDFPYGAYDSQLVYMDKVIQSLQEKCNALLESPTGTGKTLCLLCATLAWRKSLGSFTTGISTQTGGKAEGKVEVSLSQSKSSTFSTIVYASRTHSQIRQVIQELKRTSYRPKMGVLGSREQLCIHDEVKLLRGKTQTNACRSLCRRKRGKHHCSHFHKVGDYLKDNSHLGEEPVDIEDLVNIGRTFGPCPYYLSKELHKFVDIVFAPYNCLXDRGYRNSLQLSWNNSVLIFDEAHNLESICADAASFDLPSWLLTACIKEAESCINLSIERRDKTNDKSQNPDDFAILRAXLLKLEKRISEVPIESKELGYTKPGPYIYELLADLNITHKTASKLISTIDVASXLLEEHNQQKSTGTVCRLDRIGEILEIVFRDGRTSHAKCYRVHVREVEAWAVNDSKGKVSRTLSWWCFNPGIAMEDFRNKYGVRSIILTSGTLSPMESFAEELKLDFPIRLENPHVITPNQIWAGVVPVGPSGHTFNSSYRTRDSPEYKKDLGNAIVNLARIVPDGLLVFFPSYYLLDQIISCWKSVSNENSMSIWDRICKHKKPVIEPRESSSFPLSIKDYMTKLNDTSTSGAVFFAVCRGKVSEGLDFADHAGRAVVITGLPFATSTDPKVRLKREYLDQQSRPQGELFKVLTGDEWYNQLASRAVNQAVGRVIRHRHDYGAIILCDERFSHQNRLSQVSRWIQPHIKCFSRFGEVVFTLTRFFRDVGTQCPTKAPLLEVKKEGNIGEVPPSERHMEKLLSPLTTPMAQNFSLKASSFLDTKKGRASFLGEIVPANRSSLSFDNCMTVHCKSSSDISGKVLLGRKTLLSPECERDDLADSYQPGEKSKDTPVAPCSSRKRKFVAGEYDLKQYFGNSNEHSSLGVVDLRDKDGVTSTGVELTRQKGHLPADSVPSAGDETQGSAFLAQVRDKLSAAEYIDFVGCMKALKTKAMKISEVLQCISRLFSGPDRLPLVKRFKDYIPAKYHSLYEQYVEEKTLIT; encoded by the exons ATGCCGACTTACAAGATAAGGGGAATCGATGTAGATTTTCCGTATGGAGCCTATGATTCCCAACTCGTTTACATGGACAAAGTCATTCAATCACTTCAGGAG AAATGTAATGCACTATTGGAGAGTCCCACAGGAACTGGAAAAACTCTCTGTCTTCTTTGTGCTACCTTAGCATGGCGGAAGAGTTTGGGTAGTTTCACAACTGGTATTAGCACGCAAACTGGTGGCAAAGCAGAGGGTAAAGTTGAGGTGTCACTGTCACAATCAAAGTCCTCAACATTCTCTACAATTGTATATGCTTCACGCACTCACAGCCAAATCCGTCAAGTAATTCAAGAATTGAAAAGAACATCTTACAG GCCTAAGATGGGAGTGCTGGGATCTCGGGAGCAACTTTGCATTCATGATGAGGTGAAATTACTTCGGgggaaaacacaaacaaatgcTTGCCGATCACTCTGTCGTCGAAAGCGTGGGAAGCACCACTGTAGCCATTTTCATAAAGTTGGGG ATTACTTGAAGGACAATTCCCATCTTGGAGAAGAACCTGTAGATATTGAGGATTTGGTCAATATTGGTAGAACGTTTGGGCC GTGTCCTTATTATTTATCAAAGGAGCTCCACAAGTTTGTTGATATAGTATTTGCTCCATATAATTGTC AAGATCGTGGATATAGAAATTCTTTGCAACTTTCTTGGAACAATAGTGTACTCATATTTGATGAAGCTCACAATTTG GAAAGCATATGTGCTGATGCAGCCTCCTTTGACTTGCCTTCTTGGCTTCTCACTGCTTGTATTAAAGAGGCAGAAAGTTGTATTAACCTTTCTATAGAAAGAAGAGATAAAACAAACGATAAGTCACAAAATCCAGATGATTTTGCTATCCTTAGAG CANTACTTCTAAAACTTGAAAAGCGTATTTCTGAGGTTCCTATTGAATCTAAGGAGTTAGGGTACACNAAGCCTGGGCCTTATATCTATGAACTGCTGGCTGATCTTAACATAACACACAAAACTGCTTCTAAGCTAATCAGTACAATTGATGTAGCTTCAANCCTTCTTGAGGAACATAATCAGCAGAAATCCACTGGCACGGTCTGCAGATTGGATAGAATAggtgaaattcttgaaattgtGTTCAGGGATGGAAGAACGTCACATGCTAAATGTTATCGT GTTCATGTGCGGGAGGTTGAGGCTTGGGCCGTCAATGACTCTAAAG GCAAGGTGTCAAGAACACTCAGCTGGTGGTGCTTTAATCCAGGAATAGCCATGGAAGACTTTCGTAATAAATACGGGGTTAGATCTATTATTCTGACTTCGGGCACATTATCCCCCATGGAATCTTTTGCTGAGGAACTTAAGTT AGATTTCCCCATCCGGCTAGAAAATCCACATGTAATAACCCCAAATCAGATATGGGCAGGAGTTGTTCCAGTCGGGCCTTCAGGACATACTTTTAACTCCTCTTACCGCACTCGTGATTCACCAGAGTACAAGAAGGACCTGGGCAATGCAATTG TAAATTTGGCTCGAATTGTTCCTGATGGACTTCTTGTATTCTTCCCGTCGTATTACCTTTTGGACCAAATCATTAGTTGCTGGAAAAGTGTG agtaatgaaaattcaatgtcAATATGGGACAGAATTTGCAAACACAAGAAACCTGTTATAGAACCTAGGGAATCTTCATCATTTCCCTTGTCAATTAAG GACTACATGACTAAGTTGAATGACACCTCAACTTCTGGAGCAGTTTTTTTTGCAGTTTGTCGCGGGAAG GTAAGTGAAGGATTAGATTTTGCTGATCATGCGGGAAGAGCTGTGGTAATTACTGGTTTACCATTTGCGACAAGTACTGATCCTAAG GTTCGATTAAAACGGGAATACCTAGATCAACAATCTCGGCCACAAGGAGAACTGTTTAAG GTTTTAACTGGAGATGAATGGTATAACCAGCTTGCCTCCCGAGCTGTGAATCAAGCTGTTGGGCGTGTAATTCGCCATCGCCATGATTATGGAGCAATTATTCTCTGTGATGAAAG GTTTTCACATCAAAATCGCCTGTCCCAAGTCTCACGTTGGATACAGCCTCACATAAAG TGTTTTTCAAGATTTGGAGAAGTTGTTTTCACTCTAACTAGGTTTTTTCGAGATGTAGGAACTCAGTGTCCTACTAAGGCGCCTTTGTTAGAAGTTAAAAAGGAGG GAAATATAGGAGAAGTACCACCATCAGAGCGGCACATGGAAAAACTTTTGTCACCTTTG ACTACACCGATGGCTCAAAATTTCTCTTTGAAAGCTTCATCTTTTCTTGATACTAAAAAAGGCCGTGCATCATTCCTAGGAGAAATTGTGCCAGCCAACCGATCATCTCTGTCTTTTGACAATTGCATGACTGTACATTGTAAAAGTTCAAGTGATATTTCTGGCAAGGTTTTGCTTGGAAGGAAGACTCTTCTGTCACCAGAATGTGAGAGGGATGATTTGGCTGATAGTTATCAACCAGGGGAAAAATCAAAGGATACACCAGTAGCACCTTGTTCTTCCAGGAAGCGTAAATTTGTGGCAGGAGAGTATGACTTAAAGCAATATTTTGGAAATTCTAATGAGCATTCATCATTGG GGGTTGTAGATCTAAGAGATAAAGATGGTGTGACCTCCACTGGTGTTGAATTGACTAGACAAAAAGGCCATCTTCCTGCTGATTCTGTGCCTTCGGCTGGTGATGAAACCCAAGGATCAGCATTCCTTGCTCAG GTTCGAGATAAGCTCAGTGCTGCGGAATATATAGACTTCGTTGGTTGTATGAAGGCACTCAAGACCAAAGCAATGAAAATTAGCGAAGTTTTACAGTGCATTTCTAGATTGTTCTCTGGACCTGATAGGCTACCTCTAGTTAAaag GTTCAAAGATTACATCCCAGCAAAATATCATTCCTTGTATGAGCAatatgttgaagaaaaaacattaaTCACGTGA